A stretch of Canis lupus baileyi chromosome 7, mCanLup2.hap1, whole genome shotgun sequence DNA encodes these proteins:
- the GUCA1B gene encoding guanylyl cyclase-activating protein 2 isoform X1, which yields MGQQFSWEEAEAAGEMDVAELQEWYKKFVVECPSGSLFMHEFKRFFKVTGNEEATQYVEGMFRAFDKNGDNTIDFLEYVAALNLVLRGTLEHKLKWTFKIYDKDRNGCIDRLELLDIVEAIYKLKKACRVEMESEQQGQLLTPEEVVDRIFLLVDENGDGQLSLNEFIEGARRDKWVMKMLQMDVNPGGWISQQRRRSAMF from the exons ATGGGGCAGCAGTTCAGCTgggaggaggcggaggcggccGGCGAGATGGACGTGGCTGAGCTCCAGGAGTGGTACAAGAAGTTCGTGGTGGAGTGCCCCAGCGGCTCTCTCTTCATGCACGAGTTTAAGCGTTTCTTCAAGGTCACGGGCAATGAGGAGGCCACCCAGTATGTAGAGGGCATGTTCCGAGCCTTCGACAAGAATGGG GACAACACCATTGACTTCCTGGAGTATGTGGCAGCCCTGAACCTTGTGCTGAGGGGCACCCTGGAGCACAAGCTCAAGTGGACCTTTAAGATCTATGACAAGGACCGCAATGGCTGCATCGACCGGCTGGAGCTGCTTGACATTGTGGAG GCGATCTACAAGCTGAAGAAAGCCTGCAGGGTGGAGATGGAGTCTGAGCAGCAAGGACAACTGCTCACACCTGAGGAGGTGGTAGACAGGATCTTCCTTCTGGTGGATGAGAACGGAGATG GTCAGCTCTCCCTGAATGAATTCATTGAAGGCGCCCGCCGCGACAAGTGGGTGATGAAGATGCTGCAGATGGATGTGAATCCCGGTGGCTGGATCTCCCAGCAGAGGCGGAGAAGTGCCATGTTCTGA
- the GUCA1B gene encoding guanylyl cyclase-activating protein 2 isoform X2: protein MRAEGLAQGMRLVPARSFPGLVKDEATLQDNTIDFLEYVAALNLVLRGTLEHKLKWTFKIYDKDRNGCIDRLELLDIVEAIYKLKKACRVEMESEQQGQLLTPEEVVDRIFLLVDENGDGQLSLNEFIEGARRDKWVMKMLQMDVNPGGWISQQRRRSAMF from the exons ATGAGGGCTGAAGGCCTAGCACAGGGGATGAGATTAGTCCCAGCTCGGAGCTTTCCAGGACTCGTGAAGGATGAAGCAACCTTACAG GACAACACCATTGACTTCCTGGAGTATGTGGCAGCCCTGAACCTTGTGCTGAGGGGCACCCTGGAGCACAAGCTCAAGTGGACCTTTAAGATCTATGACAAGGACCGCAATGGCTGCATCGACCGGCTGGAGCTGCTTGACATTGTGGAG GCGATCTACAAGCTGAAGAAAGCCTGCAGGGTGGAGATGGAGTCTGAGCAGCAAGGACAACTGCTCACACCTGAGGAGGTGGTAGACAGGATCTTCCTTCTGGTGGATGAGAACGGAGATG GTCAGCTCTCCCTGAATGAATTCATTGAAGGCGCCCGCCGCGACAAGTGGGTGATGAAGATGCTGCAGATGGATGTGAATCCCGGTGGCTGGATCTCCCAGCAGAGGCGGAGAAGTGCCATGTTCTGA
- the GUCA1A gene encoding guanylyl cyclase-activating protein 1, with protein MGNVMDGKSVEELSSTECHQWYKKFMTECPSGQLTLYEFRQFFGLKNLSPSASQYVEQMFETFDFNKDGYIDFMEYVAALSLVLKGKVEQKLRWYFKLYDVDGNGCIDRDELLTIIRAIRAINPCSDSTMSAEEFTNTVFSKIDVNGDGELSLEEFIEGVQKDQMLLDTLTRSLDLTRIVRRLQNGEQEEEGAEGAGGGGTEAAG; from the exons ATGGGCAATGTAATGGACGGCAAGTCGGTGGAGGAGCTGAGCAGCACCGAGTGCCACCAGTGGTACAAGAAGTTCATGACCGAGTGCCCCTCGGGCCAGCTCACCCTCTACGAGTTCCGCCAGTTTTTCGGCCTCAAGAACCTGAGCCCGTCTGCCAGCCAGTATGTGGAGCAGATGTTCGAGACCTTTGACTTCAACAAA GACGGCTACATCGACTTCATGGAGTACGTGGCGGCGCTCAGCCTGGTCCTCAAGGGGAAGGTGGAACAGAAGCTGCGCTGGTACTTCAAGCTCTACGACGTCGATGGCAACGGATGCATCGACCGCGATGAGCTGCTCACCATCATCCGG GCCATCCGAGCCATTAACCCCTGCAGCGACTCAACCATGAGTGCCGAAGAGTTCACCAATACGGTGTTCTCCAAGATCGATGTCAACGGGGATG GGGAACTCTCCCTGGAGGAGTTCATTGAGGGCGTCCAGAAGGACCAGATGCTCCTGGACACGCTGACACGGAGCCTGGACCTCACCCGTATCGTGAGAAGGCTCCAGAACGGGGagcaagaggaggaaggggcGGAGGGGGCAGGCGGTGGGGGCACTGAGGCAGCTGGCTGA
- the CIMIP3 gene encoding putative uncharacterized protein CIMIP3 isoform X2 encodes MSQDSKKPSGPSREPKTLSSKKEKSPRPPLSRSWKQDREQTLAAAYVPVVVDPRGQSLEKLRFGFYTSQYSNSLNPFYTLQKPTCGYLYRRDTDHTRKCFDVPPANLVLWRT; translated from the coding sequence gactCAAAGAAACCCTCAGGACCCAGCCGGGAGCCCAAGACACTGTCAAGCAAAAAGGAGAAGTCTCCACGGCCTCCCCTGTCCCGGTCGTGGAAACAGGACCGCGAGCAGACCCTGGCGGCAGCCTATGTGCCCGTGGTGGTAGACCCGAGGGGACAGAGCCTGGAGAAGCTCAGGTTCGGCTTCTACACCTCCCAGTACTCCAACTCCCTGAACCCCTTCTACACCTTGCAGAAGCCCACCTGCGGCTACCTGTACCGGAGGGACACTGACCACACCCGCAAGTGCTTCGACGTGCCTCCTGCCAACCTGGTCTTGTGGCGTACCTAG
- the CIMIP3 gene encoding putative uncharacterized protein CIMIP3 isoform X1 translates to MSRDSKKPSGPSREPKTLSSKKEKSPRPPLSRSWKQDREQTLAAAYVPVVVDPRGQSLEKLRFGFYTSQYSNSLNPFYTLQKPTCGYLYRRDTDHTRKCFDVPPANLVLWRT, encoded by the exons ATGTCAAGG gactCAAAGAAACCCTCAGGACCCAGCCGGGAGCCCAAGACACTGTCAAGCAAAAAGGAGAAGTCTCCACGGCCTCCCCTGTCCCGGTCGTGGAAACAGGACCGCGAGCAGACCCTGGCGGCAGCCTATGTGCCCGTGGTGGTAGACCCGAGGGGACAGAGCCTGGAGAAGCTCAGGTTCGGCTTCTACACCTCCCAGTACTCCAACTCCCTGAACCCCTTCTACACCTTGCAGAAGCCCACCTGCGGCTACCTGTACCGGAGGGACACTGACCACACCCGCAAGTGCTTCGACGTGCCTCCTGCCAACCTGGTCTTGTGGCGTACCTAG